From the genome of Sporomusa sphaeroides DSM 2875:
TGGCTCGGCTAATGCTGCCGGTGACGCCACAGGTAACAGTGTTATTATTTCCGGCGGCACGGTGGGCGATGGCTTAGGCACTATATCTAATGGCTGGGTTATCGGCGGTTATAGTAAAGATGGTGTTTCGTCCGGCAACACAGTAAGCATCAGTGGTTCCGCTATAGTTAATCATATCGACGTGGGGGAATCTGACAACGGCCCAGTGACAGGCAACAAGCTGTTTATTAGTGGTGGCGAGATAATGGGTAGTACGGCCAGAGCAGGCTGGAGTGAAACCGGTCTAGTTTCCGGCAACGAAGCACACATGTCTGGTGGCATTATCCATGACGACACAGTTAATTTCAGTACCGGACAGCTTGTAGGCGCACACAGTAATTTCGGCAATGCCGAGAATAACCTCGTAACCATGAGCGGCGGCAGCGTTTCCAGCGTAACCGGCGGAGTTTCGGTTAATGCCAATGCCACAGGCAACAAAGGCATCATGAGTGGCGGCGAAACGAACCAGTATGTTGGAGGATTTAGTTCAACAGGCAACGCTGAAAACAACGAAGTGCTGTTTAGCGGTGGTAAGACAGGTTCCATCTATGGCGGCAAGACAATGAATACCGGCAATGCTTCCGGCAATACAGTCAACATCACCGGCGGTGAAATTCTTTACGAAGTTTATGGCGGTATGAGTACTATGGGTTCGGCCAACAACAATACGGTAACCCTTGGCGGCAATATACGACTGGCAGCCACTTCTTCGATTTTTGGCGGCTGGACAACTGGCAATCCTGGAACAACATCTACCGGCAATATCCTGAACCTCAATGGTTTCCAGGGAACGCTGCATGAAGTGAACAGCTTCCAAAACTACAACTTCATCCTTCCTGCCTCTCTCCAGAATGGCGGCACCGTTCTCACCGTTACCAGCCAAACAGACTTGTCAGGCACTCATGTCGCCATTACCGGCATGGAAAGCGGCACTCTCCTGGCTCCCGGCAATACCATTACGTTGATCAGCTCGACGCAAAATGCTCCTGACAGCTACACTGCGACCAATGTCCGGTCAGGTATTTCGATACTTTATGACTTCAGCCTTGAGGTTGCGGGTGCAGCTCTGACCGCAACCGTAAAATCCGCCGGTGTGAATCCCCAGACTAAGGCGCTAGCCGAAGGGTATGCCGCCAATATGGCGTTTGTGAACCAGGGCGCTGACCTTGCCGGCGGAACGGGAATGGCTGATGCTATGGCAAAAGCCAAGGCGGCCAATGGAGATATTGCTTCTTTCGGCGCGGTCTCCAGCGGTTCATCCCGCTATAAAACAGGTTCGCATGCCGATGTGGACGGCACCTTCCTCATGGCCGGCTTTGTTACCAAACGCGATATAGAGAACGGTTCGCTGGTCAGAGGACTTTTTCTGGAGGCAGGCTGGGGCAATTATGATACCTACAACAGCTTTGCCAATATGCCCAGCGTCCGTGGCGACGGTGATACCAGCTACTATGGCTTAGGGGCGCTCCTCCGGCACGACGCGCCGGACGGACGCTATCTGGAAGGCTCGGTGCGGGGCGGAAAAAGCCGGACGACTTTTGGCAGCGGCGACTTAAACAACGCCTCTTACACCACTAACTCCGGCTATTATGGCGCACACATCGGCATCGGGAAGCTTAAAACCGAGGGTAACAAGACGCTTGATTACTACGCTAAATATTTCTGGACACACCAAAACGCCGGCGATGTAAGAGTGGCAGGCGAGCCGTTCAGCTTCGCCGGTGTTGACTCAAGTCGTCTGCGGGGTGGGGTGCGGCTGAGCCAGGAAAAGCCTGACGGCAAAAGAGCCAGCTATGTGGGACTGGCGTATGAATACGAATTTGACGGCAAAGCTAAGGGCAGTGTCTATGGTTTAGACCTGGAAGCGCCGAGCTTGAAGGGCGGCACAGGCATTATTGAGCTTGGCATGAGCTTCAAAAGCCGCCCGGCGAGCAGCAACACCCTTGAACTCGGCCTCCAGGGATATGCGGGGAAACGGGAAGGTGTAACCGGGACGGTGCAGCTTAAGCGGGTATTTTAATTGTTGGGGGCCGTTTTTACAGCGGTCCTTTTCATGGAAGCGAGACAAAAAGGAAGGTCGCAGGCTGTACGGCCTGCGACCTTCCTTTTTGTCTGTAAAAATGTGTGACCAAAATCCTGTCGTTTAAGCATAGTCAAGAAAAGACTGAAAAACAAGTTTTTACTCGGTTCTGTAAGCCGCCACTATTTCAGCAAAGTACAGGGTATGGTAATCGCCATCGGCATAGCACGAGGCCTGCTCGGCAGCAGCGAGATTTTCCGGCTGCATAGTCTGTTTGAAGACTACCTTGCACTCCAGCTGCAAGCCGGGAGTGGCAATAATCGGAGTGGCGATGGCCTGGCTGTCAGCCAGAGTAAGCTTGGCAGCCGCAATTTTATCCATGTCGCGGCCGGATTTGGTGCCGCATAGTGCCAGAGCTTCTTTCATTTCGCTCAGCGGCAGGGTAATGGTAAACTCACCGCTTTGCTCAACAAGCTCTTTGGTAAAGCGGGATTGGCGTACCAAAGCAGTAAATACCGGTTTTCGCCACATAATGCCGACACTGCCCCAGCCGATGGTCATAGTATTGGTTTTGCCGCCATGGGCGGTGGTCATAAAGGCGTTCTTGGGAATAAGCTCGGCGGCTTGGCCTGAGAATTGTTCGTAGGTAAGGTTTGTCATAATATTTCCTCCTCCACGGTATTTCGGGCAACAAATTGGTTTGCGGTCCGGGATAGCCGGCTATTTCACATACGGGATGGTCAGCGGTCCCAGTGGCAATACGGCAACACTGGCACCGGGTTTATTATTTAACACTGTCGTGATGGCATCACAGGGTTTGGCTACCGGAATGATTTTGGCATCACGCACTGTTTGTTCATCAAGTTCTGAGTACAGGTAGCATTCGGCTTTCAGGAGAATCATTGCCAGCACCTGCACCTGCCACTGATCAAATACGGAGTAGCTGGGGTCATTAATCATCGCCAACAGTTCCTCAGGGGTAGCTTTTGATTTAAGGATTTTGGCGAAGTTACCATGGTCAGGTACGCCGTCTGAGCATTCGGAGCAGGAAAGGATAGCTCCGCCTTGTTTGACAATCTGGGCGGCTGCGCTCATACCTTTGACTGTTTGGTACAGATTTTGGTCCAGCGGATAGCCTGAGTTGGTGGTAATAACCAGGTCAAACGGCTGGTCAACCGGGTACATGGCGTGTTCCTTAACAAAGGCGCAGCCGGCGCGATGGGCTGTAATTACATCACCGGCAAAGGCGCTGGTGATTTCTTTGTTGCCGTTAAGAGTGACATTCAGCATGAAGTCCGGTTTAGCCATCAGGCAGTTTTGGGTGGCTGCATCCTGGACCACATTGCCTTCAATTACGCCCCAGGTGCTTTGCGGGTTGCCGATCATTTGGGCGTTATGGAAGCCTTGAATTGTTGTAATACCGGCAATCCCGGGGTTAATGCCTTTGGGGCCGCCGGAAAATCCGGCAAAGAAATGCGGCTCAATAAAGCCGGTTACAATTTTGAAGGTAGAGTTTACATAGACTTTGTTGAGATAAACATCAGAGCCATAGCTGTTTTTACCTACCAATACAAGTTCTTCAGGGTCAAAAGCATTGTGGTTGATAATTCGCACGGTATCAACGACTTCCTGGCCCAGCATTTGAATAAGCTCGGCTTCCGTGTTGGCCCGATGGCTGCCAAGACCGTTAATAATGACAAAGTTTTCTTTAGGCACATGGGCAAGTTCGTCCAAAAGCCAGGGAACCAGCTTGTCATTCGGGGTAGGGCGGGTCATATCGGAAATAACAATGGCAACAGTATCTTTCTCGGTAACCATATCTTTGAGAGGCGGTGTCCCCAGCGGCTTGCGGAGAGCCTCTTGTACGGCCGTTCTTTCATCAGCAAGTCCAGGTAAATGGCGGGGTTCGATTATTACTGCGCGGTCGGGTACCATAATTTTCAAGCCGTTTTTTCCATAAGCCAGTGATACTGGTTTCATACAGGTTACACTTCCTTTCATATGTTAGTGTTAGCTTGGCAGTATAAGTATATTCTATCCTGCATTTACCATAAGCTCAATACTTTTTTCTGATAGAGGGTATGCCGTAGAAAGGTTAAGCTGCTTTTGGGTTACGGGTATTACATATAATGACAAAATCCGCATAGGATTTACTATATATTAATAAAATATGCTTTTTTTAGTAAAAAAGGGCAATAGGAAATCAACTTTACTGTGTTAGCAGGAGTAAAGTTGAAGAGTAAATGGGGATATATGGATACTACCGGAAAAATGCTTATTGCGCCGCAATTCAGTGATATAGGTGTCTTTTGGAATCAAGAGATGCTAGACCGGGAATTAAGGTATTATCAGAGTTCTTACTAGTGGGAAGCACGAGAGGCTCATTCATAGATTATATAAAATACGGAGGGATGCACAATGCTAAGGAAGCTTTTATTGTTGCTAACTATCAGCCTATGTCTGGTTGCTCCTATCGGGAACGCCCAAGTATTCGAGGATAAAAAACAGGGTTTTTCTATTGATGTTCCCGAAAAATGGAAAATAGAAAGTCAAGTAACACAGTTTGCGTTTTTTAATAACGAGAAGAAAGATAAGGTATTCACCATCTATTTTTTTCCACCATATCCTGGTGCACGGACATTAGTAGATGATTATCTGTGGTTAACGCAGTTTGCTGATGCGATGATACAAGGTACACGGGCTACTGTTGTAGAACCAGCCAAACTAAGCAAAGTAGCAGGGCAACCTGCAATAATCAATACCCTAGCCGTTACTCGTAGGGATGGCACTAAAACGAGAACATTGCTGGCTACATTCTGGTATAATAATCAAATTTGCCATGTCATTAGCGCGGCGAAGAAGAATGAATATGATGATGCATTACCAATTTTTCAGGAAATGCTAAACTCTCTAAGGTTTGATCCGCCGACGGCATATGATTGGGGTGAAATAGGAACGGCTAAACAGAAAAATAAAGAATATGATAAAGCAATTGAAGCTTTTCATAATGCAAATAAGCTGGATTCCAAGCAAACTCAATATCTAGCGGATATTGCCTATACCTATTCAGAGATGGGTGAATATGATAAAGCGATAGTAGAGATTACCAAAGCGATAGAGTTAAAGCCTAAGGAGGCTTTTTACTATACTGAACGGCTCTATGCATATGTAAAGAAAAAAGACGGACAAGCAGCCTTACATGATGCCAATAAGGCAATCGAACTTGCTCCTAAGGATGCGCATTCTTACGCTGGACGTGGTAATGCCTATGCGCTTCTTGGTCAATATACCGAAGCGATTCAAGACTTTCAACAACAAATAGAATTAAAAGGAAAATTATCTGAAAGCTACTTTAATCTTGCTCAGTGTTACGAACTTTTGGGGAATAAGGAAGAAGCAATGAGATATTATAAAAAGACAAAGACATATTCTGATATTTCGGAACATGTCGCAGCGAAGGTAAATTCTAGGATAAATAATAATTGGGAAAGTCTCAAGGACTGGATATAAGCACGATTGTTAATAGGAGTTATGATGATTGTGAGTGATGATGATGCGTAAAATCAGCATGATCTTCCTATGCTGCTGCGTTTTTCTGCTGGCAGCGATGAATGGATTACCCAATCTAACAAGTTGAAATTGCTTCTTAGCGACCAGCGTTTTGCTTGGTATGCCGCTGCTGCCAAGTCACCTGCTGACCCGGCGACTAAGCTGGCTACCGAAGTACTGCAGGGTATCTATATTTTTGAAACAACTGATGCGCAGCAGGTAAGTTTTGAACTCAGCCGTGCCATCAAAGCAATGGTTGTCGCTCGGGATAAAGACATTCCCTGGAAGGTCGCAGAAAAAAGCGCCAAAGTCGATATCGCCGGTCTGAAAGTCAGCCGGATTGATCTGACTTTCCGTGATAAAGACAAAAGCAAAACCCATGATGGCAGACGCAAGTCGGTGCAAGTTGAGGACAATCTCAAGCAATTTTTTGGATCGGAAACCGTATCTCTCTACCTTCTTCCTTATAATCAGCAAACCCTAGTGCTGGGAATAGGCCAGGCAGAGCCGATCTTAGGTCTTACCATCGCAGCCTTGAAAACCGGCGCACACTGGCGAATGATCCGCGGCTCAGCCAAGTTACAGAGCGGCTGACCGGAACAAACCTCAGCCTTGTAGCCATATCATCAGGTAGAATCGTGGATGCAGTCAGCGGTAACGGCACGGGCATGTTCGAAACGCTGCTGAGTCCGCCGATTACCATCAGCACCAGCGTTGACGGCAAAACAGTACTTTTGCAAGCTTCTGTACCACAGACTCTGATAAAAATGCTGCTTAATAATATATTTGCAACTGCCAAACCGCCAACAACGTAAGGGCGGATACAAACAACAGGGGGACAGGGACGGTGTTTATTTATTCATACAACACCGCCCTTGTCCCCCTGTTTTATAAAGGTTTATGAATGGCAATTGACAACAGGGAAAAATAAGGCTATACTAACAATGTAAATGATAATGATAATCAATATACTTAAACTAAATTTGCATGGAATGCTATAAGGGAAAACAATATCTGGAAGGGGCAGCGATATAATGTGGATGAAAACAGGTAAGACTTTTGTAAAGCTGGAGAATCAAAATACTCCTGCTGACTTTTTCCGCTGGTTGATTATTGAATTAGCACCCACCATTTTGGGAGAAAAACCGGCGACACTGCTTACCTTTGTCGACTGTCGTAGATTTTCCCGGCAAACCTTTTGGCGTAAATTCGGCGCCGCCTTCCTGCGTGAGGCTACTATCGACTGGACGATTGTCAGGGAGAAGGGCAACAGCCTTACGGTATTGTTTTATCACCCGGAAAGTTTGGAAGGGTGTTTAAAACAAACTGAACATTGCCAGTTTCTGGAGGAGTTTGGCTACAAAGCCGATTGTCCCCTATATGAAAACATAGAATGCTTAAAGCAACGGTATCAGGGCGGGTGTCCGCATGAAATCGGGCTTCTGCTGGGTATACCGCTCAAGGATGTACTGGGTTTTATGGGGAAAGGACAGGAATGTTTGAGCTGCCGGGGCATGTGGTGCATTTATGGCGACCCCAGACCGTCACTCGCGGTTATGGAAAAGATAAACAAGGGTAAAACCTATGCTGCCAGGCTATTAAACAGCGGTGTAAGTCCCCGCAATATCCTGCTGGAAAAATGGCGCAAA
Proteins encoded in this window:
- a CDS encoding autotransporter outer membrane beta-barrel domain-containing protein, yielding MLKLSDNAISMLVSKYRVILQRMVVKNTAMFAICLCVLGTSAVAGAADITYSGDVADLNTAPIGGASNPSLIPANAFGNNVTVDFLSGTDPYRVFGGLSNSTAVTGNTVNFLNGNVTNNFYGGYDAAVANGLGAAGNTITISGGTIQGMAISGISLNGNATNNKITISGGTVKTQVRGGSANAAGDATGNSVIISGGTVGDGLGTISNGWVIGGYSKDGVSSGNTVSISGSAIVNHIDVGESDNGPVTGNKLFISGGEIMGSTARAGWSETGLVSGNEAHMSGGIIHDDTVNFSTGQLVGAHSNFGNAENNLVTMSGGSVSSVTGGVSVNANATGNKGIMSGGETNQYVGGFSSTGNAENNEVLFSGGKTGSIYGGKTMNTGNASGNTVNITGGEILYEVYGGMSTMGSANNNTVTLGGNIRLAATSSIFGGWTTGNPGTTSTGNILNLNGFQGTLHEVNSFQNYNFILPASLQNGGTVLTVTSQTDLSGTHVAITGMESGTLLAPGNTITLISSTQNAPDSYTATNVRSGISILYDFSLEVAGAALTATVKSAGVNPQTKALAEGYAANMAFVNQGADLAGGTGMADAMAKAKAANGDIASFGAVSSGSSRYKTGSHADVDGTFLMAGFVTKRDIENGSLVRGLFLEAGWGNYDTYNSFANMPSVRGDGDTSYYGLGALLRHDAPDGRYLEGSVRGGKSRTTFGSGDLNNASYTTNSGYYGAHIGIGKLKTEGNKTLDYYAKYFWTHQNAGDVRVAGEPFSFAGVDSSRLRGGVRLSQEKPDGKRASYVGLAYEYEFDGKAKGSVYGLDLEAPSLKGGTGIIELGMSFKSRPASSNTLELGLQGYAGKREGVTGTVQLKRVF
- a CDS encoding flavin reductase family protein; translation: MTNLTYEQFSGQAAELIPKNAFMTTAHGGKTNTMTIGWGSVGIMWRKPVFTALVRQSRFTKELVEQSGEFTITLPLSEMKEALALCGTKSGRDMDKIAAAKLTLADSQAIATPIIATPGLQLECKVVFKQTMQPENLAAAEQASCYADGDYHTLYFAEIVAAYRTE
- the larA gene encoding nickel-dependent lactate racemase; amino-acid sequence: MKPVSLAYGKNGLKIMVPDRAVIIEPRHLPGLADERTAVQEALRKPLGTPPLKDMVTEKDTVAIVISDMTRPTPNDKLVPWLLDELAHVPKENFVIINGLGSHRANTEAELIQMLGQEVVDTVRIINHNAFDPEELVLVGKNSYGSDVYLNKVYVNSTFKIVTGFIEPHFFAGFSGGPKGINPGIAGITTIQGFHNAQMIGNPQSTWGVIEGNVVQDAATQNCLMAKPDFMLNVTLNGNKEITSAFAGDVITAHRAGCAFVKEHAMYPVDQPFDLVITTNSGYPLDQNLYQTVKGMSAAAQIVKQGGAILSCSECSDGVPDHGNFAKILKSKATPEELLAMINDPSYSVFDQWQVQVLAMILLKAECYLYSELDEQTVRDAKIIPVAKPCDAITTVLNNKPGASVAVLPLGPLTIPYVK
- a CDS encoding WG repeat-containing protein, with translation MLAGVKLKSKWGYMDTTGKMLIAPQFSDIGVFWNQEMLDRELRYYQSSY
- a CDS encoding tetratricopeptide repeat protein — translated: MLRKLLLLLTISLCLVAPIGNAQVFEDKKQGFSIDVPEKWKIESQVTQFAFFNNEKKDKVFTIYFFPPYPGARTLVDDYLWLTQFADAMIQGTRATVVEPAKLSKVAGQPAIINTLAVTRRDGTKTRTLLATFWYNNQICHVISAAKKNEYDDALPIFQEMLNSLRFDPPTAYDWGEIGTAKQKNKEYDKAIEAFHNANKLDSKQTQYLADIAYTYSEMGEYDKAIVEITKAIELKPKEAFYYTERLYAYVKKKDGQAALHDANKAIELAPKDAHSYAGRGNAYALLGQYTEAIQDFQQQIELKGKLSESYFNLAQCYELLGNKEEAMRYYKKTKTYSDISEHVAAKVNSRINNNWESLKDWI
- a CDS encoding DUF3793 family protein — encoded protein: MWMKTGKTFVKLENQNTPADFFRWLIIELAPTILGEKPATLLTFVDCRRFSRQTFWRKFGAAFLREATIDWTIVREKGNSLTVLFYHPESLEGCLKQTEHCQFLEEFGYKADCPLYENIECLKQRYQGGCPHEIGLLLGIPLKDVLGFMGKGQECLSCRGMWCIYGDPRPSLAVMEKINKGKTYAARLLNSGVSPRNILLEKWRKTA